A single window of Podarcis raffonei isolate rPodRaf1 chromosome 9, rPodRaf1.pri, whole genome shotgun sequence DNA harbors:
- the UTP3 gene encoding something about silencing protein 10: MGKPRRRIAPGLRASQPQEEKMEEPEPGAPIFTEEADDFHQRRLEEAVLAALGSEEEEEEEDGEEEVLGLELSEESETEEDGEDEGADDDEDGGEGEPLDMDSDLEEQRGGSGDLGLPHEFAWGQRKQLYYGTDYGKAAARSKAAKQSQEEAEAEELEEEEEAQAIQKRLVQNLGEDDYGLDLIEAYAAAAQEPGRKESGSKIAKDLQSLSKKEKLKLLKKESPELLELIQDFEAKLTELRDELEPLMQMVKDGVIPEGKGSQYLQTKYHLYLNYCCNISFYLVLKAKRIPVHGHPVIERLVSYRNLINDLATVDQKLSPEIRLLLNEFHSSDAGDVEGRKKLSVPARKPVNKIKPKAVGELSNDKDAEEPTDDSDLDEEAALNYYKEMEEKIKLKKKRKREETECVEDLVMEEEAGDQKRGATYQIVKNKGLTPRRKKIDRNPRVKHREKFRRAKIRRKGQVREVRREEQRYGGELSGIRAGVKKSVKLK, from the coding sequence ATGGGGAAGCCACGGCGGAGAATAGCCCCGGGCCTGAGGGCCTCGCAGCCGCAGGAGGAAAAGATGGAGGAGCCGGAGCCGGGAGCCCCGATCTTCACGGAGGAGGCAGACGATTTCCACCAGCGGCGTCTGGAGGAGGCAGTGCTGGCGGCGTTGggcagcgaggaggaggaggaggaggaagatggcgaGGAGGAGGTCTTGGGACTAGAGCTCTCTGAGGAGAGTGAGACGGAGGAAGATGGAGAAGATGAGGGCGCGGACGACGACGAGGATGGAGGCGAAGGCGAGCCCCTGGATATGGACAGCGACCTGGAGGAGCAGCGGGGCGGCAGCGGAGACCTCGGCCTCCCCCATGAGTTCGCCTGGGGCCAGCGGAAACAGCTCTATTACGGCACCGACTACGGCAAGGCTGCGGCTCGCTCCAAAGCAGCCAAGCAGAGCCAAGAGGAAGCCGAAGCCgaggagctggaggaagaggaggaggcccaAGCCATTCAGAAAAGGCTGGTGCAGAATCTGGGGGAGGATGACTACGGCCTGGACCTGATAGAGGCCTACGCTGCGGCAGCCCAGGAGCCAGGTCGAAAAGAGTCCGGGTCGAAAATTGCCAAGGACTTGCAGTCTCTCTCTAAAAAAGAGAAGTTGAAGCTGTTGAAAAAGGAATCCCCGGAGTTGCTggagctgattcaggactttGAAGCCAAGTTAACTGAGCTCAGAGATGAACTGGAGCCGCTCATGCAAATGGTAAAAGATGGGGTCATCCCAGAGGGAAAGGGCAGCCAGTATTTACAGACCAAATACCATCTCTATTTGAACTATTGCTGCAACATTAGTTTTTACTTGGTGCTGAAAGCCAAAAGGATTCCAGTTCACGGTCACCCTGTCATTGAAAGACTTGTAAgttacagaaatttaataaatgactTGGCGACTGTGGACCAAAAACTGTCACCGGAGATTCGTCTGCTCCTTAATGAATTCCATAGTAGTGATGCTGGTGATGTGGAAGGTAGGAAGAAGCTTAGTGTGCCTGCTAGAAAGCCTGTTAATAAAATCAAACCTAAAGCTGTTGGTGAGCTTTCTAATGATAAGGATGCTGAAGAACCTACAGATGATTCAGATTTGGATGAGGAGGCTGCCCTGAATTATTATAAGGAGATGGAAGAAAAGATaaagcttaagaaaaagaggaaacGAGAAGAAACAGAATGTGTGGAAGACCTGGTTatggaagaggaagcaggagATCAAAAGAGAGGTGCAACATACCAGATTGTCAAGAATAAAGGCCTCACACCCAGAAGGAAAAAGATTGATCGTAACCCAAGAGTCAAGCACCGTGAGAAATTCAGACGTGCCAAGATTCGCAGGAAGGGGCAGGTCCGTGAGGTCCGAAGAGAAGAACAAAGATACGGAGGCGAACTGTCTGGCATTCGTGCTGGAGTTAAGAAAAGTGTTAAGCTTAAGTGA